A genomic window from Lotus japonicus ecotype B-129 chromosome 1, LjGifu_v1.2 includes:
- the LOC130734057 gene encoding uncharacterized protein LOC130734057 isoform X2, producing the protein MFSFTTTISVFPITITKLKQQRHRQIVAAASIHDDSLRVLEWDKLCDLVATFATTSLGRQALKAQLWSVDRTYEESLKLLDETNAAVEMHKHGACRLHLGHIDALLVKTAIQNARRSIHVTGYEARAIWALLLCADTLQGDLKAAIKQDKDWYGRFMPLTEVIMEFVINRSLVKAIEQVVDEDGSIKDSASPELKKSRQQVQVLERKIQQLMESLVRKERSESSVLEVNNVDGRWCIRVDSGQNTSFKGLLLSSGSGVGSTVEPLSAVPLNDELQRARTLVAKAEMQLDLDDIENTLNSLVQLDVINARATYGLSFRGSSPHIFLPEKNSSSSTEAFLTGNDNSYGPLPNNKEWTLYLPKAYHPLLLQSHRENLQKSKKDANLATSVAPMEKTQPEPVPVDFLVPQKTRVIVITGPNTGGKTICLKTVGLAAMMAKSGLYVLASESLQIPWFDSIFADIGDEQSLSQSLSTFSGHLRQISNIKLHSTSQSLVLLDEVGAGTNPLEGAALGLSLLESFAQDGCLLTIATTHHGELKTLKYSNEAFENACMEFDEVNLKPTYKVLWGIPGRSNAINIAERLGLPSVVVDTARKLYGSASAEIDEVIADMEKFKQEYQELLAEGRHYLMHSRELHNSLLNTRRKIAEHSTKLRFKKMREVSEAAATARSDIHKKVREMDALAKQASQHKKSIKSSPSSATNSLHTAADNKKPTIADRSASAIKKLNQSSSDRFELPKVGDMVHVASLGKKVTVLKVDSSKGDIVVQAGNMKLKLKVTDIQR; encoded by the exons ATGTTCTCTTTCACCACAACCATCTCTGTTTTCCCCATAACCATTACCAAACTGAAGCAGCAGAGACACAGGCAAATTGTAGCAGCAGCTTCCATTCACGATGACAGCCTTAGAGTTCTCGAGTGGGACAAGCTTTGTGATTTGGTCGCTACCTTTGCCACCACTTCATTAGGCCGTCAAGCCCTCAAG GCCCAGCTATGGTCCGTTGATCGAACTTACGAGGAAAGTCTCAAACTCTTAGATGAAACCAATGCTGCGGTTGAAATGCACAAGCATGGCGCTTGCAGGTTGCACTTGGGACACATTGATGCTTTGCTG GTGAAAACCGCGATTCAGAATGCCCGGAGAAGCATACACGTGACTGGCTATGAGGCAAGGGCTATTTGGGCTCTTCTTCTGTGTGCGGACACCTTGCAGGGTGATCTAAAAGCTGCAATTAAGCAAGACAAAGATTGGTATGGTCGTTTCATGCCTCTTACAGAAGTG ATAATGGAATTTGTCATCAATCGATCTTTAGTTAAAGCGATAGAACAAGTTGTTGATGAAGATGGCTCTATTAAAGACTCTGCG AGTCCAGAGCTTAAGAAGTCACGTCAACAAGtgcaagtgcttgagagaaag ATACAACAGTTAATGGAGAGCTTAGTCAGGAAAGAAAGGAGTGAATCATCAGTTCTT GAAGTGAATAATGTTGATGGCAGGTGGTGCATAAGAGTGGATTCTGGACAAAATACAAGTTTTAAAGGTCTCTTGTTGTCCAG TGGTTCAGGTGTTGGAAGCACTGTAGAGCCACTTTCTGCTGTTCCGTTAAATGATGAGTTGCAGCGAGCAAGAACTTTGGTGGCAAAGGCTGAG ATGCAACTGGACCTAGATGATATTGAAAACACATTGAACAGTTTGGTTCAACTAGATGTG ATTAATGCTCGGGCAACTTATGGGCTTTCATTCCGAGGATCAAGCCCCCATATATTTCTGCCAGAAAAGAACAGCTCTTCTTCTACTGAAGCCTTCTTAACAGGGAATGACAATTCCTATGGACCATTACCCAACAATAAGGAATGGACGTTGTATCTGCCAAAAGCTTATCATCCTTTATTGCTCCAGAGTCATAGAGAGAATCTGCAGAAGTCTAAAAAGGATGCCAATCTTGCTACTTCA GTTGCTCCGATGGAGAAAACCCAGCCAGAGCCAGTACCAGTTGATTTTTTGGTACCTCAGAAAACTCGTGTTATAGTTATAACTGGCCCTAATACTGGTGGTAAAACCATATGCTTGAAAACTGTAGGATTGGCTGCTATGATGGCAAAGTCAG GTCTCTATGTTCTTGCTTCTGAATCTTTGCAAATTCCTTGGTTTGATTCCATTTTTGCTGACATTGGTGATGAGCAGTCCTTATCACAGTCTTTGTCTACATTCTCTGGCCACTTGAGACAGATTAGT AATATTAAATTACATTCAACAAGCCAGTCACTGGTGCTACTAGATGAG GTTGGTGCAGGAACAAACCCCCTTGAAGGAGCAGCACTAGGATTGTCTTTATTGGAGTCTTTTGCTCAAGATGGTTGCTTGTTGACTATAGCTACAACTCATCACGGTGAACTGAAAACCCTGAAATACAG TAATGAGGCCTTTGAAAATGCATGTATGGAGTTCGATGAAGTGAACTTGAAGCCAACTTACAAGGTTCTCTGGGGCATACCAG GGCGCTCAAATGCAATCAATATAGCCGAGAGGTTGGGACTTCCATCTGTTGTTGTAGATACTGCTCGTAAGTTATATGGTTCTGCCAGTGCAGAGATAGATGAG GTAATAGCCGATATGGAAAAGTTCAAACAAGAATACCAAGAGCTATTGGCTGAAGGGCGTCATTATCTAAT GCACTCCAGAGAACTTCACAATAGTCTGTTGAACACCAGAAGGAAGATTGCGGAACACAGTACTAAACtaagatttaaaaaaatgagAGAAGTATCTGAGGCTGCAGCAACGGCAAGATCTGATATTCACAAGAAGGTGAGGGAGATGGATGCATTAGCTAAGCAAGCTTCACAGCACAAAAAATCCATTAAGAGCTCTCCTTCATCAGCAACAAACAGCCTTCATACTGCAGCTGACAACAAAAAACCTACAATTGCTGATAGAAGTGCATCTGCTATAAAAAAGTTGAACCAATCATCATCAG ATAGGTTTGAGCTTCCCAAGGTTGGTGATATGGTGCATGTTGCTTCCCTTGGTAAAAAAGTGACTGTTCTAAAAGTGGATTCATCCAAAGGAGATATTGTAGTTCAAGCTGGAAACATGAAATTGAAGCTAAAAGTAACTGACATTCAAAGATAG
- the LOC130734057 gene encoding uncharacterized protein LOC130734057 isoform X1 produces MFSFTTTISVFPITITKLKQQRHRQIVAAASIHDDSLRVLEWDKLCDLVATFATTSLGRQALKAQLWSVDRTYEESLKLLDETNAAVEMHKHGACRLHLGHIDALLVKTAIQNARRSIHVTGYEARAIWALLLCADTLQGDLKAAIKQDKDWYGRFMPLTEVIMEFVINRSLVKAIEQVVDEDGSIKDSASPELKKSRQQVQVLERKIQQLMESLVRKERSESSVLEVNNVDGRWCIRVDSGQNTSFKGLLLSSGSGVGSTVEPLSAVPLNDELQRARTLVAKAEVDVLLTLTKKMQLDLDDIENTLNSLVQLDVINARATYGLSFRGSSPHIFLPEKNSSSSTEAFLTGNDNSYGPLPNNKEWTLYLPKAYHPLLLQSHRENLQKSKKDANLATSVAPMEKTQPEPVPVDFLVPQKTRVIVITGPNTGGKTICLKTVGLAAMMAKSGLYVLASESLQIPWFDSIFADIGDEQSLSQSLSTFSGHLRQISNIKLHSTSQSLVLLDEVGAGTNPLEGAALGLSLLESFAQDGCLLTIATTHHGELKTLKYSNEAFENACMEFDEVNLKPTYKVLWGIPGRSNAINIAERLGLPSVVVDTARKLYGSASAEIDEVIADMEKFKQEYQELLAEGRHYLMHSRELHNSLLNTRRKIAEHSTKLRFKKMREVSEAAATARSDIHKKVREMDALAKQASQHKKSIKSSPSSATNSLHTAADNKKPTIADRSASAIKKLNQSSSDRFELPKVGDMVHVASLGKKVTVLKVDSSKGDIVVQAGNMKLKLKVTDIQR; encoded by the exons ATGTTCTCTTTCACCACAACCATCTCTGTTTTCCCCATAACCATTACCAAACTGAAGCAGCAGAGACACAGGCAAATTGTAGCAGCAGCTTCCATTCACGATGACAGCCTTAGAGTTCTCGAGTGGGACAAGCTTTGTGATTTGGTCGCTACCTTTGCCACCACTTCATTAGGCCGTCAAGCCCTCAAG GCCCAGCTATGGTCCGTTGATCGAACTTACGAGGAAAGTCTCAAACTCTTAGATGAAACCAATGCTGCGGTTGAAATGCACAAGCATGGCGCTTGCAGGTTGCACTTGGGACACATTGATGCTTTGCTG GTGAAAACCGCGATTCAGAATGCCCGGAGAAGCATACACGTGACTGGCTATGAGGCAAGGGCTATTTGGGCTCTTCTTCTGTGTGCGGACACCTTGCAGGGTGATCTAAAAGCTGCAATTAAGCAAGACAAAGATTGGTATGGTCGTTTCATGCCTCTTACAGAAGTG ATAATGGAATTTGTCATCAATCGATCTTTAGTTAAAGCGATAGAACAAGTTGTTGATGAAGATGGCTCTATTAAAGACTCTGCG AGTCCAGAGCTTAAGAAGTCACGTCAACAAGtgcaagtgcttgagagaaag ATACAACAGTTAATGGAGAGCTTAGTCAGGAAAGAAAGGAGTGAATCATCAGTTCTT GAAGTGAATAATGTTGATGGCAGGTGGTGCATAAGAGTGGATTCTGGACAAAATACAAGTTTTAAAGGTCTCTTGTTGTCCAG TGGTTCAGGTGTTGGAAGCACTGTAGAGCCACTTTCTGCTGTTCCGTTAAATGATGAGTTGCAGCGAGCAAGAACTTTGGTGGCAAAGGCTGAGGTGGATGTGCTTTTGACATTAACCAAAAAG ATGCAACTGGACCTAGATGATATTGAAAACACATTGAACAGTTTGGTTCAACTAGATGTG ATTAATGCTCGGGCAACTTATGGGCTTTCATTCCGAGGATCAAGCCCCCATATATTTCTGCCAGAAAAGAACAGCTCTTCTTCTACTGAAGCCTTCTTAACAGGGAATGACAATTCCTATGGACCATTACCCAACAATAAGGAATGGACGTTGTATCTGCCAAAAGCTTATCATCCTTTATTGCTCCAGAGTCATAGAGAGAATCTGCAGAAGTCTAAAAAGGATGCCAATCTTGCTACTTCA GTTGCTCCGATGGAGAAAACCCAGCCAGAGCCAGTACCAGTTGATTTTTTGGTACCTCAGAAAACTCGTGTTATAGTTATAACTGGCCCTAATACTGGTGGTAAAACCATATGCTTGAAAACTGTAGGATTGGCTGCTATGATGGCAAAGTCAG GTCTCTATGTTCTTGCTTCTGAATCTTTGCAAATTCCTTGGTTTGATTCCATTTTTGCTGACATTGGTGATGAGCAGTCCTTATCACAGTCTTTGTCTACATTCTCTGGCCACTTGAGACAGATTAGT AATATTAAATTACATTCAACAAGCCAGTCACTGGTGCTACTAGATGAG GTTGGTGCAGGAACAAACCCCCTTGAAGGAGCAGCACTAGGATTGTCTTTATTGGAGTCTTTTGCTCAAGATGGTTGCTTGTTGACTATAGCTACAACTCATCACGGTGAACTGAAAACCCTGAAATACAG TAATGAGGCCTTTGAAAATGCATGTATGGAGTTCGATGAAGTGAACTTGAAGCCAACTTACAAGGTTCTCTGGGGCATACCAG GGCGCTCAAATGCAATCAATATAGCCGAGAGGTTGGGACTTCCATCTGTTGTTGTAGATACTGCTCGTAAGTTATATGGTTCTGCCAGTGCAGAGATAGATGAG GTAATAGCCGATATGGAAAAGTTCAAACAAGAATACCAAGAGCTATTGGCTGAAGGGCGTCATTATCTAAT GCACTCCAGAGAACTTCACAATAGTCTGTTGAACACCAGAAGGAAGATTGCGGAACACAGTACTAAACtaagatttaaaaaaatgagAGAAGTATCTGAGGCTGCAGCAACGGCAAGATCTGATATTCACAAGAAGGTGAGGGAGATGGATGCATTAGCTAAGCAAGCTTCACAGCACAAAAAATCCATTAAGAGCTCTCCTTCATCAGCAACAAACAGCCTTCATACTGCAGCTGACAACAAAAAACCTACAATTGCTGATAGAAGTGCATCTGCTATAAAAAAGTTGAACCAATCATCATCAG ATAGGTTTGAGCTTCCCAAGGTTGGTGATATGGTGCATGTTGCTTCCCTTGGTAAAAAAGTGACTGTTCTAAAAGTGGATTCATCCAAAGGAGATATTGTAGTTCAAGCTGGAAACATGAAATTGAAGCTAAAAGTAACTGACATTCAAAGATAG
- the LOC130734060 gene encoding uncharacterized protein LOC130734060 yields MEKKVLDFILIPSGLLVMVAYHVWLLHRVVKHPTKTIIGVNAFNRRLWVQAMMEDASKNGVLAVQSLRNNIMASTLLASTAIMLTSLIAVLMGSGSQRKSVVYEVFGDRSELGLSIKFFSILVCFLLAFLLNVQSIRYYSHATILINVPFKKLSANLRHQMLTAEYVASTVNRGSYFWSLGLRAFYFSFPLFMWIFGPIPMFFSSVALVFILYFLDVTMECGWAGVADSDSVEADSDHHHVDMENGRSN; encoded by the exons ATGGAAAAGAAAGTGCTTGATTTCATATTGATCCCAAGTGGTCTCCTTGTAATGGTGGCATACCATGTCTGGCTCCTTCACCGGGTGGTGAAGCATCCTACCAAAACCATTATTGGTGTGAATGCATTCAATCGCCGGTTATGGGTTCAAGCTATGATGGAg GATGCATCCAAGAATGGGGTTCTAGCAGTGCAATCTCTAAGGAACAACATAATGGCATCAACCCTTTTAGCTTCAACAGCCATAATGCTAACTTCCCTCATTGCAGTACTAATGGGAAGTGGCAGCCAGAGGAAAAGCGTTGTCTATGAAGTCTTTGGAGACAGAAGCGAACTCGGCTTGTCAATAAAATTCTTCTCAATTCTGGTCTGCTTCTTGCTGGCATTCTTGCTTAATGTGCAGTCCATAAGGTACTACAGCCACGCCACCATCCTCATCAACGTGCCCTTCAAGAAACTGTCTGCGAATCTCCGGCACCAGATGCTGACCGCAGAGTACGTCGCCTCCACGGTGAACAGAGGAAGCTACTTCTGGTCCCTTGGCTTGCGTGCATTCTACTTCTCTTTCCCTTTGTTTATGTGGATCTTTGGACCAATTCCCATGTTCTTTTCTAGTGTTGCTCTTGTTTTCATACTTTACTTCTTGGATGTCACAATGGAGTGTGGATGGGCTGGGGTTGCTGACTCTGATAGTGTTGAGGCTGATTCGGACCACCATCATGTTGACATGGAAAATGGAAGGTCAAATTAG